Proteins co-encoded in one Sandaracinaceae bacterium genomic window:
- a CDS encoding M20/M25/M40 family metallo-hydrolase, with product MTDADAVAARADREFDETLAQLTEYLRIPAISCEPEHAPDVKKLAERIRDDLAALGMDEARLLELPDALPCVAAELMKAGPGKPTVLIYGHLDLQPVAGEPWDTPPHEAKAIDGRLYGRGSADDMGGWVSHLAAMKAWLAETGALPVNVKLLIEGEEEIGSPNLERFMDTYPEAFASDVMVLTDCENPSTEIPGLTVSLRGLLEVELTCESLAADVHSGLWGNVVPDPAIALVTLISRLVDEDGRMKIGRVEVPAEWREASRDVPLNAAVIRDGARVLDGVDPLPDRDKTPAEWVWRQPAVTILSTTLPAPGREKNAVRGKASAKLSCRVAPGQTGEELFALIEEALTTKPTGGVKVTVKKLGGGDSWLYEPKGPAFPAADRAYEKAWGQKLLSIGVGGSIPFVAMFGRRFSDLPLILNGVMDPKTGAHGPNESMDLGVFRKAIRANVHLYAELGALDELAKG from the coding sequence ATGACCGACGCCGACGCCGTGGCCGCCCGGGCCGACCGAGAGTTCGACGAGACCCTCGCGCAGCTCACCGAGTACCTGCGCATCCCCGCCATCAGCTGCGAGCCCGAGCACGCGCCCGACGTGAAGAAGCTCGCCGAGCGAATCCGTGACGACCTCGCCGCCCTCGGCATGGACGAGGCGCGCCTGCTCGAGCTGCCGGACGCGCTCCCCTGCGTCGCGGCCGAGCTCATGAAGGCGGGGCCCGGCAAGCCGACCGTGCTGATCTACGGGCACCTCGATCTCCAGCCCGTGGCCGGCGAGCCCTGGGACACGCCGCCGCACGAGGCGAAGGCGATCGACGGACGCCTCTACGGGCGGGGCTCGGCCGACGACATGGGCGGCTGGGTCTCGCACCTCGCCGCGATGAAGGCGTGGCTCGCGGAGACCGGCGCGCTGCCCGTCAACGTGAAGCTCCTCATCGAGGGTGAGGAGGAGATCGGCTCGCCCAACCTCGAGCGCTTCATGGACACCTACCCCGAGGCCTTCGCGTCCGACGTGATGGTGCTGACGGACTGCGAGAACCCGTCCACGGAGATCCCCGGCCTGACCGTGTCGCTCCGCGGGCTGCTCGAGGTGGAGCTCACCTGCGAGAGCCTCGCCGCCGACGTGCACAGCGGGCTCTGGGGCAACGTCGTCCCGGACCCGGCGATCGCGCTCGTGACCCTGATCAGCCGGCTCGTCGACGAGGACGGGCGCATGAAGATCGGCCGCGTCGAGGTGCCGGCCGAGTGGCGGGAGGCGTCGCGCGACGTGCCCCTGAACGCCGCGGTGATCCGGGACGGGGCGCGCGTGCTCGACGGCGTCGACCCGCTCCCCGACCGCGACAAGACCCCCGCCGAGTGGGTGTGGCGTCAGCCCGCGGTGACCATCCTCAGCACCACGCTGCCCGCCCCTGGCCGCGAGAAGAACGCCGTGCGCGGAAAGGCGTCGGCGAAGCTCTCGTGCCGCGTCGCTCCCGGGCAAACGGGCGAGGAGCTCTTCGCGTTGATCGAGGAGGCGCTGACCACGAAGCCGACGGGCGGGGTGAAGGTCACGGTGAAGAAGCTCGGGGGCGGCGACAGCTGGCTCTACGAGCCGAAGGGCCCAGCGTTTCCGGCCGCGGACCGCGCGTACGAGAAGGCGTGGGGCCAGAAGCTGCTCTCGATCGGCGTGGGCGGATCGATCCCCTTCGTGGCGATGTTCGGCCGGCGCTTCTCGGACCTGCCGCTCATCCTGAACGGCGTGATGGATCCGAAGACCGGCGCGCACGGCCCGAACGAGTCGATGGACCTGGGCGTGTTCCGCAAGGCCATCCGCG